The Geomonas ferrireducens DNA segment GGAATACACCACGGACGGTGAGGAGAAGATCGCCACCTACGCCAAAATCCCCGCGGCGGACTGGTATCTCTGCGTTACCACCGTCAAGGCCGAGGCCTTCGCCCCGGTCAACAAGCAGGTGACTGCGCTGGTCGTGCTGGGCGCCATCTTCCTTGCCGGCGGCATCACGCTGATCTTCTTCGTGCTGCGCCGCCTCCTGAGCCCCCTGGGAATCCTCTGCCACCGCGTTTCCGACCTGGCCGAAGGTGAGGGGGACCTGACCAAGCGCGTGGACGTGGGAAGCCGTAACGACGAGATCGGGCTCCTCGCCGAAAAGTTGAACACCTTCGTCGAGCACATGGGAGGGATCATCGGCCAGATCGCCGACGCCTCCCGCGCGCTCGCCTCCGAATCCAACGCGCTCACGGCAACCTCCATGTCGATCTCGGTAGGGGCCGAATCGGTGGCCGGGCAGACCGCCACCGTGGCGACGGCGAGCGAGGAGATGGCCGCGACCGCCGCCGATATAGCCGACAACTGCCACCGCGCCGCCCAGAGCGCCCAGCGCGCCGCAGACACCACAAATGACGGCTTCAAGGTGGTCACCAGCACGGTGAACGGCATCCGCGAGCGCGGGGAATTGACCCGTGACAACGCCCAGGCGATATCGTCGCTGGGCGAGAGGAGCGAGCAGATTGGGGCGATCGTCGCGACCATCGAGGATATCGCCGACCAGACCAACCTCCTTGCGCTGAACGCCGCCATAGAGGCTGCGCGCGCCGGCGAGCAGGGCCGCGGCTTCGCCGTGGTCGCCGACGAGGTTCGGGCTCTTGCCGAGCGCACCACGCGGGCGACCAAGGAGATCGGCGCGATGATAAAGGCGATCCAGCAGGAGACGAAAGCCGCCATTGCCTCCATGGAGGAAGGGGTGCGTGGGACCGACCAGGGGATTCAGGAGGCGGCGCAGCTGGAAGGGGCGCTTGCCAGCATCCTCGAGCAGGTGAACGACGTGACCACCCAGGTGAACCAGATCGCCACTGCCGCCGAGGAGCAGGGAGCGACCACCGGCGAGATCACCAACAACATCCAGCAGGTGACCGCCGTGGTCCAAGAGACCGCCAGCGGTGCCCAGGACTCCGCCCAGTCCGCCTCCAGACTCTCCGAACTCTCCGCCGAACTGCAGATGATCGTCGGGAAGTTCAAGCTGTAGGACCCGCGCACCGCACACGCAAAAAGGGGGGACGAGATCACTCGTCCCCCCCTTTTTTTACGCCTTTCCACGCTTGTGAAGGTTCATCAGGGAATTTCTGGAAGGCTGAGTATAGCTCCCCATAAATTGCTGCATGAGGTCTTACGTTCCCCCCCTTTACGAAGGTTCAACCGGAAATTTCGGGGAACCATGGGATTAGCCCTGAATAGGGCAGCAGATATCAGGTAAAACGCACGCTGCAGCGTGGGAATGACGGCGGAGAACCGACATCGAGCCGCGCATCACGCCTTCTTGGTTGGGCCGTCCCCAAACCTCTCCGCGAAGCATGCCGGGCAGATGCCGTGGCTGAACTGCGCCTCTGAGTGCTGCGAGATGTAGGATTCCATCTGCTGCCAGCTCTGCTCGTCGTTCTGCACCTGTTTGCAGTACATGCAGACGGGGATGATTCCCTCGAGCACCTTTATCTTCGACAGGGCCTCTTCCAACTCCGCGTTCCGCTCGATAAGGGCGTCCCGGTGTTTCTTGATGGTTCTGCGGCTGTGGACGAGCTTGAACAGGTTGTCGATCAGTGCGAAGAGAAGGATGATCGAGATGGTGGCGAGGATTTCAACCCTGAGGCTCCAGAGCAGGTTGGGGGGCTTGTTGATCACTATGCTCCCCTTGGGCAGCCTTGATTCCGGGATGCGGAAACGCTGCATCTGCTTGTAGTCGAACATGTCCTTGTTGGGGCTCGGTGCGATGCTCGGCGTGGTCGCGACCGCGGTGCCCTTGAGGATGCTGACTGCCATTACCGCCGCCGCGGCGCCGTGTTCGCGCAGGTTGATGAGGCGCCCGCCCACGATGCCGTTGCCTAGGCTGAATTCCCAACCGCCGTAAATCGGCACCGGGCTCGCGTCGGAAACGATCCTCAACGCGTCGTTGCTGGAGATGCGCTCCCCGTTCCTGTCCTCGACAAAGGACGCGAAGTAGACCATTACGCTGTCCGGCTTCACTTTTTTCACACGGGCGACGAGCTCGTCCATGCGCAGTCCCGCCAGGTAGGTGTACCGGGCCTTGGTGGTGACTTTGGCGGCAGCCTGCCGGAACTCTTCTTCGTTCAGCCTCCCGGTCACCGACTGGTCGCTTATGGCGATGATCTCCTGCGTTTTCGGGTGCAGGCGGAAGATCAGGTCAAGCGTATCCTTGAAGCTCGGGCGTTCGTCGATGCCGATGATGCCGCGCTTCCCTTTGAGCCTGGAGGGATCGAAGGAATTGGTCCCGCAAAAGACGACCGGGGTGGCCCCGAAGGTGCTTTCGCGCCCTTTTTCAAGGACGTCGAAGGCGTAGTCGTCGGTGGAAAGGATGAGGTCGAAGTGCCGCCGCGCATACTTGAACCTGAGCAGGTCGACGATTTTAGCGTCGAAGGCGCTGCCGCTGTAATTCTTCGAATCCAGATACTCGGTCTTTATTTCCGTCTGGGGGAGGGATTTAAGCAGCGTCTCCGTGAACCCTTTGGCGATGTCGTCGGAGCCCCGGTATCCGGAATGGTAGGAGTTGAGGATCAGGACCTTCTGACGTGTCTTAACCTCAGCGGCGTACGCGCAGGTGGCACCGGCCGGAACGATTAGATGGATTATGGTGAGGAAGAACAGGAGCAGCCGGAGCATGCTTTTCTTCATAATTCGTTTCTCCACCCGGCCTGGAGTTAGCCAGCCGGTGAGCAGAGGACGGCGCACCTCCTCAAGAGCTTTTCCTTATCACTCTTGACAGAAAGTCTCCGGTGCGGAGGGCGCATGGTGCTTATGACGCTTTTGTAAACTGTTTCGGCATAATCGTTCCCATCTTGAGCGGCATGGCGTCTTTCTCACAGGAAAAACGGTATGACTGGGGGAGCCGCTGCCGTGTCGATATTGTGACGACGTCGGGAAATCCGGTACAATTGTGCTCTGGAGCAACCCGGCATCAGCAGTCTCCTGAGAGAGTGGGGGGAGCCATGCGCGAACACGGTTACTATCGATATGAGGATGAGGACCCCTGGGAAGGCGTACAACTGACGAAGGAGGCGATAAGGGCGCGTGCCACCTTAATCCTCTACACGGCGCTCGTTACCGCCCCATTCGTCGCGCTGGTCGCCTGCAGCGGCTTCGCGAGCGGTTTGAAGGGGCATGAGGTGCTGGGGATCTCCTGCTACAA contains these protein-coding regions:
- a CDS encoding ABC transporter substrate binding protein, encoding MKKSMLRLLLFFLTIIHLIVPAGATCAYAAEVKTRQKVLILNSYHSGYRGSDDIAKGFTETLLKSLPQTEIKTEYLDSKNYSGSAFDAKIVDLLRFKYARRHFDLILSTDDYAFDVLEKGRESTFGATPVVFCGTNSFDPSRLKGKRGIIGIDERPSFKDTLDLIFRLHPKTQEIIAISDQSVTGRLNEEEFRQAAAKVTTKARYTYLAGLRMDELVARVKKVKPDSVMVYFASFVEDRNGERISSNDALRIVSDASPVPIYGGWEFSLGNGIVGGRLINLREHGAAAAVMAVSILKGTAVATTPSIAPSPNKDMFDYKQMQRFRIPESRLPKGSIVINKPPNLLWSLRVEILATISIILLFALIDNLFKLVHSRRTIKKHRDALIERNAELEEALSKIKVLEGIIPVCMYCKQVQNDEQSWQQMESYISQHSEAQFSHGICPACFAERFGDGPTKKA
- a CDS encoding methyl-accepting chemotaxis protein, which encodes MNLRSKVNVTVVIMFAVALIALIIAATSSTRKIMGGMISSSQVALANDNAASVNAWLLSKEAIIAAGAKDLTKEQGQSRDQIMKLVQLLAGAGGFSTVYPGYENGTFVSSDGWVPDAGWDHRKRPWYEQAKSEMKVSQTEPYVDAQTGKTIISFIAPITAGGAFTGVLSSDIMLDDVVKQVLNVKVGGSGYAFVIDKTGKILIHPKKDLVLKKKFQELATGLGDLSAKLSAAPSGTLEYTTDGEEKIATYAKIPAADWYLCVTTVKAEAFAPVNKQVTALVVLGAIFLAGGITLIFFVLRRLLSPLGILCHRVSDLAEGEGDLTKRVDVGSRNDEIGLLAEKLNTFVEHMGGIIGQIADASRALASESNALTATSMSISVGAESVAGQTATVATASEEMAATAADIADNCHRAAQSAQRAADTTNDGFKVVTSTVNGIRERGELTRDNAQAISSLGERSEQIGAIVATIEDIADQTNLLALNAAIEAARAGEQGRGFAVVADEVRALAERTTRATKEIGAMIKAIQQETKAAIASMEEGVRGTDQGIQEAAQLEGALASILEQVNDVTTQVNQIATAAEEQGATTGEITNNIQQVTAVVQETASGAQDSAQSASRLSELSAELQMIVGKFKL